The following DNA comes from Halorhabdus tiamatea SARL4B.
ACCAGCCGCTGGATCTCCGAGGGGAGCGAGGGCGTGGTCTCGACGAGATACGGAAACTCGTCGAGAACGACGATCGCGTCGTCCTGAAGGAGGTGTTTCAGGAGCGTCTCCCACTCCGGGCGCACGTCTTCGATCCCCGGATCAACACTCGCCGCATCCGCGAGGAACCGATCGAGTTGCGTCGCCGGCGTCGTCTGGGTCGCCTGGTGGTAGACAGCGTTCTCACGATCGCGAAGCGAATGCAGGACCAAGGCGGTCTTGCCGATCCGACGACGACCGTAAATCACGGCCAACTCGAAGTCGTCACTGTCGTACAACGACTCCAGCCGCGCGAGTTCGTCCGCACGATCAACGAATCTGGTCATGATTCTTCTGCGTGGGCGACCATTATAAGTACTGTGATTAGTATAATCCAACTTCGCAGAAATTGATTTCGTAGAAGTGAATCTCTACTAATTGCGACTTTGTTACAGGCGTCTCGAGCGCAGCGCTGTGAGACTGGATCGCAAGTAGGCTGCTCCGCCGTCGATATTGACCGTGGTGAAACCAGTCGGCTGCCGGCTGGACCGGTTTCTGGTCGGTGGATGTCCGAATCCCGCCACGCGCATCTGTCGTCGAGGCCAGCAAAAGGCTATACGTAATTATCGCAGTCATCATTATCGAGAGTATGACCTTCCACGATCGGGCGGCGGAACTCGATGCTCTCGGGACAGCGTTCGAATCGTCGTGGTGAACTCGGTCCCTACGCCGACGTCGGACGGTGGTGGTACGGCGAAGACGAGATCGACAGCGTCGGGCTCGCTCCCGGGGACGATCGGATCCTCTTCGCGGAATGTACGTGGACAACACAGCCAGTCGGTCACGGACTCGCGTCACAGCTCCGTGAGAAGGCCGAGCGGGTGCGATGGGGACCGGAGACGCGTGAGGCGGCGTTCGCGCTGTTCTCGAAAAGCGGGTTCGTCGACGGACTCCCGGACGAGCTGGGCGAGAACTGGTCGCTGTACGGACTAGACGAGATCGAGGCACTGCTGTAACGAGAAGAAAACGGGAGTGTCTGGTTGTACCGTCAGATCCGGTGGAATTCCTCGAGTACGTCTTCGGGGACGGGGTTGGTGTACTCGAACGGTTCGTCCGCACAGAGCGCTTCGAAGTCGCGATCGGTCGTGAGCAGTCGATCGGCGTCCGCTTCACGCGCCACGGCAAGATAAAAACAGTCGTAGACATCGTGGTTTTTCTCGGCACTGATCTCGTAAGCTTCGAGGAGGAGCGCCGGATCGATCCGAACGGTCTCCATCGGATACTGTAACAGTGACGTGACGGCGTTGCGCGCCTCGACGGTCGGGACGTCGAGATCCTCGAGTACCCACTGGACACGGAGCGGCAAGTAGCCGAAGGTCAAAAGCGTGTGCTCGCCCCGGAGGGCGGGGACGAGGTGCTCTGTGACGTACGGATGCCCGGGATGGTCCTCCAGCAACTGGATTGCCAACGCGTTGACGTCAGCCAGGAGTCGCATCTATCGCCCTCCAAAGGTCGCCTCGCCCGTATCGCGAAACGTGTCTTCTCCCCACTCGTCCCTGTCTCTCCCCGAGGAGACAGTCTGTAATTCCGGAAGCCGCCGAACCAGCCGGATGTCCCCACCCTCCCGGACGACTTTGAACTCCGTCCCCCCCTCAATCTGTAGTGCATCTCGCAACTCCTTGGGGATCGTCAATCGCCCACGGTCGTTTATCTCTGCCACCCCGTACGTCTCTTCGGGAACGGACTCCTCCGGACGGCTCATGTAATCACCACAGATACATCTACAATGTTTGATCACCAAAAGTTTTGGTGATTGGATTTGTTTGACGTGGTCCGTCAGTGGGCCGACCAGAGAACAGCCAACATACTTCTCTCACCGGAACAACGCGGCACGTATGCCTGACGGAACCTGTTTCCTCTGCGGGGACAGCTACACGAAACGTGGAATGGCTCGGCACCTCCAGTCGTGTCTCGCTGACACCGCGTCGAGTGGGGAAGACTCGGCGGCCATCATCCAAATCGTAGGCGAACATCGACCCGACTACTGGCTGTACGTTGCGATTGCCCCCTCCACGACGCTGGCAACGCTAGACGAATTCCTGCGGGGCTTCTGGGTCGAGTGCTGTGGCCACCTGAGTGCGTTCACGATCGACGGCGTGCAATACGACCGACCACACGACGAGGATGCCCCGGCGGGGTTCGGGCCGCCGCCGCAGTCGATGGACGTACCTCTCGACGAGGTTCTCGAAAACGTCGATGACGCCACATTCGGATACGAGTACGACTTCGGCACGACGACCGCGCTCTCGGTGTCGGTCGTCGAGACGGGATCGTGGGGAGACGACGCGATCGCATCCTCGCTCGTCAAGGACGTCTCGCCGGTCGAGAACGTGATTGTACTGGCCCGGAACGAACAGCCGGAGCGGACGTGTGCCGACTGTGGCGATCAAGCGACGGTCGTCTGCCAGCCCTGTCTCCGTGACCCGGACGCCGGGGCGTACTTCTGTGAGTCGTGTGCCGACGCTCACGACGACGGAGAGGGATATCACGCGTTTCTTCCGGTGGTGAACTCGCCACGGTCCGGTGTGTGCGGGTATCGGGGATGACATCCTCCCCGTCGTTCACGACGGGGTTTCCTCCGTGAGAGTCTCAGCCGGTCTAAGACTCGCCGGAGGCAATATTCCCGTCGCGGTGGACGGTACTCGGGTCTGTGCGCTGTTCTTTGGGACTTTCCCTCGCGGGAGAGTGTTGTGGCTCCGACCAGTTGTGGTCGTCCCACTCGAACCGCACGGGCCGTGCCATCGGCCTGACTGCCTGTTCTGTCTGCCGTCTCAGGAATGTCTCTGAAGCTGTGAGGTCGGCGTGACCCTCGAATCCACACGGGCAGGTGAGCGTGTCCTGATGCCGTGTCGTTCGGTCTGTGCCGCCACACTGTGGGCACTCTTGGCTGGTCCACGCTTCCGACCGAACTTCCACCGAGATGCCGTATTCTTCAGCGGTACACGCCAGTCGCTCGGTGAATTGCTTGAACGCCCAAAAGTTGTGGGTCTTCGCGTTCACCTTGACCGACCAGTGCGTTTCGAGTACGTCAGTCAAGCCACCGACATACACCGTGTCCACGCCCTCGGCGTACAGTCGTTCGAGCAGATCACGACACAGTGCTTCTTGGGCGTGGTCGCGGCGACGGGTTCGCTTTCGGTACAGCCGCCGGATACGCTTGCTAGTGTACCTGTTTTCTTTGAGCTTGGACTGTAACCGGGCGATTTCTCGTGTCGTCTCACGGAATCGCTGGAACAACTCACGGCCTTCGTACAGGTATTGCTCGCCAGTCGTGGTGGTACAGGCGACGAGATTGTTTGCACCAATGTCCAGAGCGGCCTTTTCGTCGGCCAGTGGAGTGTCCCGTGTATCGGCAGAAACCGTCACGGGTTGCGAAGCTCTGAAAGTGCTATCAGTCTCGTCGTACCACAGTTCTAGTCGGCCTTGGTCTTCGTAGTCAGGCCAGTTCGGGTCGCCAACGATTTCCAACCGGAGACGGCTTTTCGGGCTGTTGTGCCTGTCACGGAGTTCTTTGCCGACAACCATCTCAAGCCTGGAGCAGTCGCCCCATTCAACGGTGTAGGCGTCCTTTCGGACGACGCCTTTGAGAACACGTCCGTCGTCCTCGTTGCCACGGAAGCCCGGCGGTTCGGGGTGTTCCGTGACCGACGTGTTCGATTCGTCGTGGTACGCCTTCTTGTTCTCGAAGAACCCGCGCCACGCTTCGGTGTTTGCTCGCCGGACCGTTTGAGCGGTGGACGCGCCGAGAACGCCTTTGTATTTGCCTTCGAGCTTGCCGGTATCGGCGTCCCACACATCTTCGCCCTCGAAGCCGTCTTCGTCGTTGTAGCGCATGAGGCGCTGGTAATTGATTTCGTTCCAGAGAGCAGCACAAGCGTCCAACAGGTCGCGTAGCACCTGCTCATCGTCGTCGGTGAGCGGTCGCACGGCGAACGTGTTGGTGCGCTTCACGACGACAGATTGTTAGGTTGCCGTGCATAAAAGACTGTTGGACCATGCGACCAAACGTAGAAATAACCCACACGTTACAGGGACGTATCAAAGACTTCGCGGAAGAACGTGACCTGTCGCTATCAGAAGCCTATACAGAGTTGTTAGAAGCCGGACTCGACACGTTGGAGACGCAAGACCAGCAGTAACTCGGCGGCTTCTCACCAGAGCTTACGCGATTCACTCCCGCCCTGTCGTCCGAGAGACTTCGTCTCTCGTGATCACGAAAATCTCTGATTTTCGAACGACTCAGTCCTCGGTTCCGACTGAGCGTCGGAACGCTCGTCCTTCGCGGGAAGGGCGGGATTCTCTCGCTGAATCAAGATAGCTCCTCGGGGAGTCGAGCACGCGTCCGCGCCAACCACACGTTCACTATTCACGACGCGATGGTCGTCACGAGTCACCGAGCGAGAGACACGGACGCGATCCTCACGACGAACGGCGTCATCAACGACGCCGGCTACGAGACTATTTGGGCGTGATCGCCGATCTCACTCACGGCGTTCCCAGAGAGCGTTAATCCGATCTCTGACGTTTGCAAACGTTCGTGTGAACATATATCCAGGGTGGCGTTCGTCCGGATCGTCCGGGATAGCGTCGCTCGAGCGTGCCCCCGGCGGTGGGTGAACGTGAGTCCGATTCGTGTGTGGGTTCGGAAGGCGATCCCATTGGCATTGCCAAACGCCATCCGGCGTGTGAGTCTCGACGTAGTGGAAGTTGTAGTCGTCGTTGCGGTACCACTGGGTTTCGAGGCTCGCTTCGGTCACGTGTGACGGGTATCGATCGGTATCGAACTCAACGACGAGCATCGACGGCGTCCCGCCAGTCCGATCCGTACGAACGCTCTCGACCAGTTCGTGCGTTCGTGCTCGATCCCGGAAGTCCTCCAAGATGGCCCCGTCGATCGGCGCACCGGCTCCCGCCATTCTCAGGCAGTGAGCCGTCCGTCTTCCGTGCGGGCGATCCGGAGTGCCTCCCGGTGACGGTCGATCGATTCTCGGATTGTCGCCCACTCCGAGACCGCCTCGAGCCGCTCTTCGAGTTCGGCATGGGTCGCCTCCTCCGGGAGTTCGATGTCTTCGGGGACCGGTGCGTCGAACTGCGCCCGGAACTGTTCGTCACGATGCTGTAGCTCTTCGAGCGTGTCCAGCAGCGCATCGACCGTGTGAGTCGTCGCGAGCTCGTTCGCCCGTCGCCACCTGACGTACGCCTCGTTTCGAACGTACCGGGTGCCGTCGCTTCCCGCCGCCTCACGAACGACTCCCATATCGAGGAGCTCCGAGAGGTGCTTGCGAGCGGCGTTGGTCGAACAGGCCGCCCGATCGGCGATCTCCGCGGCCGTGGCCGGTTTTCGAAGCCCCATGACGACGGATCGAATCCGGTGTCGTGTATCATGTGATTCGGTCCAGTGCTCTCGCTCGTCGGCGAGGGCCGTCTCGGACGGGGCGGGTTCGAACTCGGCCATACAAGATATATGAGATACTAGCGCAAATAAG
Coding sequences within:
- a CDS encoding type II toxin-antitoxin system VapC family toxin, which gives rise to MRLLADVNALAIQLLEDHPGHPYVTEHLVPALRGEHTLLTFGYLPLRVQWVLEDLDVPTVEARNAVTSLLQYPMETVRIDPALLLEAYEISAEKNHDVYDCFYLAVAREADADRLLTTDRDFEALCADEPFEYTNPVPEDVLEEFHRI
- a CDS encoding AbrB/MazE/SpoVT family DNA-binding domain-containing protein, with protein sequence MSRPEESVPEETYGVAEINDRGRLTIPKELRDALQIEGGTEFKVVREGGDIRLVRRLPELQTVSSGRDRDEWGEDTFRDTGEATFGGR
- a CDS encoding IS200/IS605 family transposase — its product is MKRTNTFAVRPLTDDDEQVLRDLLDACAALWNEINYQRLMRYNDEDGFEGEDVWDADTGKLEGKYKGVLGASTAQTVRRANTEAWRGFFENKKAYHDESNTSVTEHPEPPGFRGNEDDGRVLKGVVRKDAYTVEWGDCSRLEMVVGKELRDRHNSPKSRLRLEIVGDPNWPDYEDQGRLELWYDETDSTFRASQPVTVSADTRDTPLADEKAALDIGANNLVACTTTTGEQYLYEGRELFQRFRETTREIARLQSKLKENRYTSKRIRRLYRKRTRRRDHAQEALCRDLLERLYAEGVDTVYVGGLTDVLETHWSVKVNAKTHNFWAFKQFTERLACTAEEYGISVEVRSEAWTSQECPQCGGTDRTTRHQDTLTCPCGFEGHADLTASETFLRRQTEQAVRPMARPVRFEWDDHNWSEPQHSPARESPKEQRTDPSTVHRDGNIASGES
- a CDS encoding DUF7342 family protein, translated to MAEFEPAPSETALADEREHWTESHDTRHRIRSVVMGLRKPATAAEIADRAACSTNAARKHLSELLDMGVVREAAGSDGTRYVRNEAYVRWRRANELATTHTVDALLDTLEELQHRDEQFRAQFDAPVPEDIELPEEATHAELEERLEAVSEWATIRESIDRHREALRIARTEDGRLTA